The Phlebotomus papatasi isolate M1 chromosome 3, Ppap_2.1, whole genome shotgun sequence genomic sequence ttaCAGCATAAGATTGCGAAGCCGATAACATTTGTTTGGTTTCGTCACTTGGAAATCGGTtgcaaaatcgcaaaaaatttgaaaaatgctagtgataagcctagatcagcttattgtaggtgagattcttaacgtgagctaactgggagtgcatgcaaattcgatttgatgctgaagtagggagacgccattcagttatcttgaatcaaattcgtgaaattatacaaattttgtatttaaaccaaaatatcaaggatttggatgaactggtacaaaagtaatatatgggtgaaatgtagaccagaatgtactctataattttcctatagaacatgatctcatcgattactcagaagccaagataagcgagtttttttttgtttcttaacttgttttttcatccagagcgccccaagtgttcatttgttgaacttcaactatatcaaagaattgttgtattctgtgggactttccatttaaacccctatggtaagtgtcttggtggagtagaggcagtcaaattggcatctgagtgatttcaaagcgtttttatgggaaaaatcaattttttcacacttaaacggcaaaatcggagtgatagcgtagtctgagcggaaaatgatgtatggacgaaatgtagagacaaatgtcctctacaattatgtcaaagtaatcatcaaaatcggttcagcgacagtcgagataattgaggttatgtgatattgaaattggtttttcgactgtggcgcgcctggtgttggtctcacaaagttcaaatattctagaaagttgtagcatttggtgagatctttcgtttaagccctcactcatcaaaatcggtcacatagaaccggagatatgattttttgaattttgtgaaatttgaccccccatatcttcggttctgttttaaccacagcgcacatttgcaccattttggaaacgtcctagactggaccacaagactctaaaatttcattaacttgcacaaaggaatttttgagaaaaatgagtttgaatttcgatgaattttgacgatatcgcagcgccacctgtgatgactttttgaacttccatctgaaagtgctcatcgagacgaaagcaaaaacccaaaatttagctcacaatgttaattagaaccggagatagaggccggtcaatattcgaactttgaccccttatagctcgggtcaggggttttagatcgacttaagtatttttttgttcgataggtataatctgcggctacaacatactaaaatttcagcccgagcacaaaggaatttttgagttatttaacttacaaaattgtaaatttttctttttgataatagcgcccctagcggtggttttatgaacttgtgatgttataaggggaagtggcatttcgcgagagctttccaaaacgcccttactttttaaattttgacaattagaactggagttatggccattttaagaaatttttttttgactattctATATAGGgtagcggcattacttatggccacattaaggacATTTGCTCAcaacttcttttctttttgaccaaaaaagataaaattttaactataCTTTATTTTAACTACCTCCTTTCGATATATCCGggtaaatttagtacaaaattcCTTTAAGCCCCAGAAAAAGTGTGATTTTTCCAACAATGCAAATTTCATAACTTGTGGCCACTTTTACGAACATATGGCCGCTCGTGGAATGACTAATGGCCATAACGTAATATGAtgcaaaataatccaaaaataaaatattttaagtgcaaaaggaaaagaaaaagattttaagCAGTTTGAAAggtttttattactcttttgttaagtttttatagtttttatttatgATTGTATCATTGCACTATTCATTGCTTTTATCTGTTCTTTTCACTGAGACCAACAATCCGTTTTTTCGTGATAAAAAATCCACATTTGACTGCATAAAAAACCCTCCCCATAATTCTCTGTATCCTTTTCTAAGGGCATTGTAAAAGCCTCCGTGATCAGATATATCTTCCGGACCCTTCCCGGAGACTTTATTGAGGAGAATTGTGAGAGGAATCTGATACACCTGAAATACTCTGGTCGCGGTCATTCCATTATCAATGCCTCTCAATAACTGTGAGTTCAATATTGAGGCTGTTTttggtttctttttatttattttttactgataccATTATcctaaaagagagaaaaaagaaaacttagGTTATCTGtaacaaaatacaaatttatgaGATAAAATGTGCAACTCTCGAGTGATTTTGAAAATAGATTATACCCCACATCTATTTTTAAACCATTTCATCACTTATCTTAAATTTCATCAGATGTTTGCCAGAAAACACTGAACtattgaataaaaacaataaaattgacaACTCTCCAAATCAAAATAGTTACACATATGGTGTGAGGGCGCCACACGCCAAATACCGTGGCCACAAGTCCATAATCCTATCAATTTcgtcataacttatggcctcatctaaattttatatttattgttaaaattttattaaaattcaatagTAAAAGGACATATAGTTATTATGgaaagaagttttgaaaaatagtactaaatattttcgattaaaaatataaaatttagttgttgaaaattttgagataGCTAGTAAATTTCTTAGCAATTTGGCGTATTTATAATCGTCATCCgcatcagtgaaatattttacataaattgaTTAGTATTGTACCGAAATATTAAaggaaatcaatttaaaattttcgtttaatgatagtacatcaaatattcctaattttgtggttctttaaaattaatttgtgggAAATAAATGAAGTTATCTGCGAGgtggccacaagtatagactggccataagtaatgccgccaccctattctattcgtgatcaggaagtggccaaacacattttggcaaggtttgggaaatatttcggtcaccttgaTCCTCTAGGTTTTTGCCCTTCCGGAactcttccaatgtctttttcacatctcaCATCGTCTCAGTCGCAAAAGCGACATTTTTCGCATTGTAAAATCTGTAGAGTAtgcgaaaactaaaaattaatggaaatttgcGGAATAAAAgttgccgaaattgcaagctaccagaaatttcaagctgtccgaaatttggtacatgtACCCTatagcattttattttttttaaacaatttttttatttaataatatttttattaaacaaaaaaaaacacaaaattaaacAGTGTGATTTTCTTGGTTGTGTAAGAATCATACGGTTTGCTTTTCAGCAAGAGTTGATGAAGTTGATAGGGCAGAAGTACAATGAGCTGTCGAAAGAAGAACAAGCGAGTTACAGATTGAAGGCAGACCAGttatattttgagaaatatggAGTGTACCCCTCTTCTCCTGATAAAAAGGTAAAACCTAAAATTCAAGTGAAGTTAGTGCAGAAGAAAGACATCGAAAAAGAATATCCCGAACCGAAGACTCCCTTTGATTTGTGGTCGaataaaaaaatgctcaaaGGTTCAATGGCGGATTTGTCTGAGCTGAAGGCAGAGTGGAAGTGTTTGGATATGAAGGAGAAGGTGAAGTATATCCTGAAAGCAATGAAATTGGCAAAAGACAGTGATAAATCCGCGATTTCGAAGCAAGAGAAGAAAATCCTTGACGAATATGAGGAACGTCCAAAGTATCCAGCAACTGCTTTTGGAGAGTTTTGGGCTGAGCACAAGAATATGACTATGATACAAGTGGCTGAATTATGGAAGAATTTGCCAGAGAATGAGAAAAATAAgcgaaaagaaaaattcaaaataaatcttcGGGAATATAAATCCAATATGCAGGAATTCTTGGATTCTCTCTCCAAGGAGAGGCTTGAGCTCGAGCAGGCGAAGAAGAAACGACAAAAGAAAGCCAAATCAACTCGAGACAGTCCTGAAAAGAAGAAGGTTAGAGACAAGTCTGAGGAGAAATTTAAGTCTcctaagaaaaagaagaaggaaAAGGCTCAAGAGGTGGAAGCTTCTCCGGAGCCcgtaaaaaagaaaagaaagagtcAGAAGAAGGAATCAACGCCAGAACCTTCTCCTGTCATTTCCAAAAAGGGGTCGAGAAAGAGAAAAAGGCCAAGGAGCAGCGACACGGAGTTTGATTCTGATGATCAATTTGAAAAGAGTGAAGTGTCAAAGTCGTTTTCgaagaagagaaaaataaaggaaattccGGAAGATGCTGAAACGTCCGAAACTCCTCAAACTCCCGTCAATGGACAAGTAGAGTCCCCAacgaaaaagaagaagaagaagaaggagcAGAAAGCCCAGAAGATGGCGCCTCCAGAGCAACCTGTCAGGTAAGAAAATTCcacttattttaatttatttttttttttgtaaatttctttataaaaaatctaatttataaaataataagtaaattgATCaccaatcaaataatttaaaatgaataaataaatttttactataatttataaatttagcaAATCATTTCAAAGAACAAGATGAAGACTTTACGTTCttgtaaatttcaaaaacaaaattctttttagattaaaattttaaaaattctcatggaaatataattaattaaaaaaaatagtttttgagaaattttgatatatatcttcaaactttgaaattttgaaactcCCATTACTAAAAGCGAATTTtaaatatagggtaaatgtcctaattcaaaaccatttccaggtgctttaactttgacagaagattcaacacattaagtttatatttttctgaagagaattacataaatttgctccttgactcttctagaatgttactgtttagtgaaaattctttagatataatttgaaaacttcttaaatacaagaaaaatacgcgagcgtaaaatgcttctattgggaacaaattaatccaaatggagacaagggaaagtttctaattggagacgaacagtgtaagtgaaatcgcgacgacagacttccaaaaccttgctgagttgctcttgagtgcaggatttgtttttattcttggtcttttctcttttcccatctaaaacaataagaaaatctctccaaaaaaatcatatttccgggatttcctattgaagcatttgcagacacttcaggaaaaccctttttgttcacgaaataggtaattatttcatttgaaaacttcacgtaccgttaacaataaaaattagtacttaatttgactaaaattagccagaaatatgacataaatattaaacaaaacgaataaacaatggtcacttcattgtgtttttcattggaaaacatggtcgatcgatgaaaaattcgatggtgaaaaggtacacttttaatttttctgagaaattaacaaattaaaatttgtgaatatgaatagattttcgctatatttggagcaaaattaactaaataatgaaactgagatatagaaaatatataaatatagtaatttagtactgtatttatcatgaaaacagtgacgtttccatttggattagcgaaaaatttccatttggagcaggttttgaattagcttaatttaccctaattgcTTAAAATTTAGCAAAGATTGAGCAGATAATGCtgttagaaaaattttaattttaaattgtttactttctttgatcctttaaccctttaaggtcgattgggtcaccggtgactcaaaaataaaatttttcctacagccATCCAAAATCGTGTTTTGGTCTAAAATGtcgcaaaaaagtgattttttctgaccctcaatttttaacCCTCtcgcccttaaagggttaagctgaaaattattattctgaAAATGGAAATATCAAAGTTCTCAAGGTCCCTTTCAAATTCAAGGCCAATCGTAAAGATCTTTTAGAACTTTAActattctgaaaatttattagatCAGCTTGTAGGGGAaacctttgcagcttcgtactAATGATGTCCAAGTTTTAAGATTCTTTAATAAATGTCACAGAAGTCCAATCTATTATACCatttatgccaaaaaaaattttacttaataaGTTCGTAATTCCacttcacaaaattcctggaaatccttgtaTTT encodes the following:
- the LOC129805263 gene encoding nucleolar transcription factor 1-like → MGKLRQRAKSVFVDPKEKEKLFEEFKKQYDKEEEEQEEDEEIDDETDTLEKDFSEKDKDHLYQMFDILETHLPDTDAMTYKQRLSRVKWDTLPPEVSKEKVTTVLNKLRSHRNLREMIQAARVALTTGFFEPTTRRQRRTSNPFPVYVKDVHLKFREKYPTYSNQELMKLIGQKYNELSKEEQASYRLKADQLYFEKYGVYPSSPDKKVKPKIQVKLVQKKDIEKEYPEPKTPFDLWSNKKMLKGSMADLSELKAEWKCLDMKEKVKYILKAMKLAKDSDKSAISKQEKKILDEYEERPKYPATAFGEFWAEHKNMTMIQVAELWKNLPENEKNKRKEKFKINLREYKSNMQEFLDSLSKERLELEQAKKKRQKKAKSTRDSPEKKKVRDKSEEKFKSPKKKKKEKAQEVEASPEPVKKKRKSQKKESTPEPSPVISKKGSRKRKRPRSSDTEFDSDDQFEKSEVSKSFSKKRKIKEIPEDAETSETPQTPVNGQVESPTKKKKKKKEQKAQKMAPPEQPVSSVYDYFCKYVYTGAPEKIEKAWSKVTKSQKKEYFEIIRDLSQKYMEDLERYLKTLTPKEVEEYSRMKRKSMQTKTESDDENSSD